In Nitrososphaerota archaeon, one genomic interval encodes:
- a CDS encoding ABC transporter ATP-binding protein: MSEPEYPLSTQGLVKRYSSYTAVGPVSLNIEEGWIFGFLGPNGAGKTTTIRMILGLIRPNEGSVKILGADPFKNPEKALSSVGYAAELPNFQTFFTGEALLDFTGKLHGMSSSARKRRSKDLIDMVGLGDHARKKIGKYSKGMVQRLSVAQALMNDPKILIMDEPTLGMDPAANIYFRDLFKKLAGEGRTLFISSHQLDEVQRLSTHVGMINRGQIVFQGTTDSVLSAFAKEFLIEVELEMMDSNVVENIRNLGYVKNVEVATGKLYVTLNEKKDLRADLAEDIIRSGGRLQGLSLHKASLEEAFIETLRKGE; this comes from the coding sequence GTGTCTGAGCCTGAATATCCGCTGTCAACCCAAGGTCTAGTGAAGCGTTACAGCAGCTACACCGCAGTAGGTCCAGTGTCGCTTAACATAGAAGAAGGCTGGATATTCGGCTTCCTAGGCCCGAACGGAGCCGGTAAGACCACCACAATACGAATGATACTTGGACTCATACGTCCTAACGAGGGCTCAGTGAAGATTTTAGGGGCGGATCCGTTCAAAAACCCTGAGAAGGCGCTTAGCAGCGTAGGTTACGCTGCGGAGCTCCCTAACTTCCAGACCTTCTTCACCGGCGAAGCGCTACTCGACTTTACAGGTAAGCTGCACGGTATGAGTTCATCTGCGAGGAAGAGACGTTCTAAGGATCTTATCGATATGGTTGGGCTGGGCGATCACGCTAGAAAGAAGATAGGAAAGTACAGTAAAGGGATGGTTCAAAGGCTGTCGGTCGCTCAAGCTCTGATGAACGATCCGAAGATTCTCATTATGGATGAACCTACATTAGGCATGGATCCTGCTGCTAACATCTACTTCAGAGATTTGTTCAAGAAGCTCGCAGGTGAAGGCAGAACACTGTTCATCTCTTCACATCAGCTAGACGAGGTTCAGAGGCTCTCCACTCATGTGGGGATGATTAATCGAGGGCAAATAGTCTTCCAAGGCACCACCGATAGTGTTCTCAGCGCATTTGCGAAGGAGTTCTTGATTGAGGTGGAGCTTGAGATGATGGATAGCAATGTTGTTGAGAATATCAGGAATCTTGGTTACGTAAAAAATGTCGAGGTGGCTACAGGCAAGCTCTACGTAACCCTCAACGAGAAGAAAGATCTTCGAGCCGATCTTGCTGAAGACATAATTCGAAGCGGAGGAAGGCTGCAGGGGCTATCGCTGCACAAAGCTTCACTGGAAGAAGCCTTCATCGAAACGTTAAGGAAAGGTGAGTAA